The Pecten maximus unplaced genomic scaffold, xPecMax1.1, whole genome shotgun sequence genome contains the following window.
ACATGTTCCGTAAGAGCTTGCTTTTTTTGTAGTGATATTTCTGCATGCAATGCATTATCAATAAATCCTcaacgtacatgtataatgacTTGATGCGGACATTCCTAATGAAAACAAACCCCACAAAACAgactattttttttaacctttttattgattttaaacagCATTACCATAATTAAGTTACTTAAGGTTGGTTTTCACGGATGCCATGTCGGCTGACAATGCGTTTATACTGttatcacactgaaatgccacATCATGACACAGTCGCGTAAAACAACATCAAGAAAATATGTGTATGTTGAGACGCTATAAATAAAGTGCAGTTAGCTTAAAACTTATAACAATAGTTCTTCTTTCTTACTAAGGCTTTAATTATAGCAAGAATAACGAATAAATGACGGAGATGATGATTAAAAAAGGTTCTGGTTTTAATTGTGCATATCTCCCAGTTAACCCGGCAAGAATTGCCTCAGATAAACAAACCAAAGGTAAGTGTACAATACCAACTAAATATGACATCACCTCCACGGGTTATAGGGAACCTGGCAGTTGGCTACCTATCTGAACACTTTCTGTACTTTAATTACTTTTTCTGCTACTTTTTAACTCTATGTCCACAAACTGATTTCTGGTGTGTTTGATGTTTTAGCAACACCAACGGTAGCAGtttaacatacaacaaacaaaGAGTTAATGAATTGGTATGTACAAATTTTAATcagaatacattgtatatacatgtatagatgttACAAAATTTTCACACTTCATCATGGTATGcgatatattacaaatatttagtATTTGTTTAGGTATCGCAACAACTAATTCGGCTTGTCAGATTGAACTAAGTTCCGTGTATATATTTgagaaacaaaaatatacaggcactataaataaaatataatggcGAGGACTACAAGTGCAGAAAGGGGGGATTCCCTGTGTCGGGGATCTCCCTACAACTGTAGTTATCAGTGTTAATGTTATTCGAATGCTAGTGTACTCTTATGTTCCATTTAATCGTTTCAATATTATCATTTGTCTGATagcaaaatattcaaattttgattttatatcaatttaatatcATTTCATCTTCCAACGAGCGATTGAAGGGATAGAGTCACTAGTATAGCATATAATAATACAATTAGTGATACCTTAATTTGTCATAGAAAGACTACTGTGATTGCGGGTTATAGTCACATAAAATAGTACTCAAACGGTTGATTGTCGATGTAAGTTGATGTATGTCCAGAATGTAAATTGTGTTGTATTAGattaaacatttaaatctgGCGTTTTCCGGAATCACATGTCATTTCAGAAAGATTAAACAACACTGCCGTCCCCATCGCCGTTCCCATCGCCGTCGCCAAAGCCGTCGTCGCCACAACTGCTGCTGCCTCCATCATCACCACACTCAGACGAATTGAGTCGCCACCACCATTGTCTAGAACCACAGTTCTGCTCAGACGGATTGAGTCACCACCACTATCCTCCGGAATCACAGTTCTGCTCAGACAAATGAAATCGCCAACACAAActgaaaattaaagaaaagaaTCTTCAAATGTCGAAAGAAATTCTCGAAGAAGTTTCCATTTCGGTTTATGTGTCAGCAaaataaactgttgaaaataaaaaatggaagATGTGATGATTATTGAACCATTGAAATATactgtattgaa
Protein-coding sequences here:
- the LOC117320913 gene encoding uncharacterized protein LOC117320913 produces the protein MICMGMTSIVIYRNIQRVCVGDFICLSRTVIPEDSGGDSIRLSRTVVLDNGGGDSIRLSVVMMEAAAVVATTALATAMGTAMGTAVLFNLSEMTCDSGKRQI